In a single window of the Papaver somniferum cultivar HN1 chromosome 8, ASM357369v1, whole genome shotgun sequence genome:
- the LOC113301946 gene encoding uncharacterized protein LOC113301946 has translation MELGFSSQSKRKRDKVSSSKVPFQNPPDFDPSPSFLTLFSSSKKKWDSPGFGPGPASPVWHSDSDGATALKFVLDSPSSSLSEVETRMASKLVSLMNEFVRGVHFSRQLQQKADEAPSARSMLAVDRCNRVFGSKKRRNHPFGAKRAKRSIGGRNIFGAG, from the exons ATGGAGCTCGGTTTTTCTTCCCAATCCAAAAGGAAAAGAGATAAAGTATCTTCCTCTAAGGTTCCATTCCAAAATCCTCCGGATTTCGACCCGAGTCCGTCTTTTCTGACCCTTTTCTCCTCATCTAAAAAGAAATGGGATTCTCCGGGTTTCGGTCCGGGTCCGGCTTCTCCAGTATGGCATAGCGACTCAGATGGTGCAACCGCACTAAAATTTGTACTAGACTCACCATCCTCTAGTCTTTCCGAGGTAGAGACTCGGATGGCATCAAAACTTGTCTCG TTAATGAACGAATTTGTTAGAGGGGTTCATTTTTCAAGGCAATTGCAGCAGAAAGCCGATGAAGCCCCTTCTGCACGTTCGATGTTGGcagttgatag gtgcaatagaGTCTTTGGGAGCAAAAAAAGGAGAAATcatccatttggagcgaaaagagcaaaaagATCAATTGGCGGGCGAAATATATTTGGAGCCGGCTAG